Proteins co-encoded in one Bradyrhizobium sp. 170 genomic window:
- a CDS encoding molybdopterin-dependent oxidoreductase: MNQHAKVAIRHSTCPHDCPSACALDIEVIDGRSIGRVRGSKLQTYTAGVVCAKVARYAERIHHPDRLLHPMHRTGPKGSGQFARISWDEALDEIAVRFDQAEREFGAQSVWPYYYAGTMGLVMRDGINRLAHVKKYSRFYGTICATVARIGFAIGTGKIAGVDPREMGVSDLVVIWGTNPVNTQVNVMTHASRARKERGAKIAAIDVYNNDTMKQADIKILLRPGTDGAFACGVMNVLFREGYADRAYMDRYTDCPDELEAHLATRTPEWASAISGVPVEEIEAFARVVGQTKRSFFRLGYGFTRSRNGAAQMHAALCIPAVTGAWQYEGGGAFFNNASIWKFDESIIEGHDAIDRTTRWLDQSQVGRILTGDAEALKGGPPVKAMLIQNTNPMTVAPEQALVRKGFAREDLFVAVHEQFMTETAVMADIVLPATMFMEHDDLYYGGGHQHISVGPKLIDPPGECRSNHEVLQGLGRRLNAVHPGFEMTPRELIDATLKKSGHGDVETLEADLWRDIQPDFRTSHYLDGFAHADKKFHFKADWAHPPVGNPGLGPWAQMPSLPDHWTIIEEADEKHPFRLATSPSRSYLNTSFNETAGSQAREGAPSVMMHPEDAASLSIADGDAVTLGNMRGETTLTVKLFDGVRRGVLIAESIHPNKAHVGGRGINMLTGAETVAPIGGAAFHDNKVWAKRATPATRRKS; the protein is encoded by the coding sequence ATGAACCAGCATGCCAAGGTCGCTATCCGCCACTCCACCTGTCCGCACGATTGCCCGTCGGCCTGTGCACTCGACATCGAGGTGATCGACGGCCGTTCGATCGGCCGGGTCCGCGGCTCCAAGCTGCAGACCTATACGGCGGGCGTCGTCTGCGCCAAGGTCGCGCGCTACGCCGAGCGCATTCATCATCCCGACCGGCTGCTCCATCCGATGCACCGCACCGGCCCGAAGGGCTCCGGCCAGTTCGCGCGGATTTCCTGGGATGAAGCGCTGGACGAAATCGCCGTGCGCTTCGATCAGGCCGAGCGTGAATTCGGCGCTCAGTCTGTCTGGCCCTATTATTACGCCGGCACCATGGGGCTCGTCATGCGCGACGGCATCAATCGCCTCGCGCATGTGAAGAAGTATTCCCGTTTCTACGGCACCATCTGTGCGACCGTCGCGCGCATCGGGTTTGCCATCGGCACTGGCAAGATCGCTGGCGTCGATCCGCGCGAGATGGGGGTCTCCGATCTCGTTGTGATCTGGGGCACCAACCCGGTGAATACCCAGGTCAACGTGATGACTCACGCCTCGCGCGCCCGCAAGGAGCGCGGCGCGAAGATCGCGGCGATCGATGTCTACAACAACGACACGATGAAGCAGGCCGATATCAAGATACTGCTCCGACCGGGTACCGATGGCGCCTTCGCTTGCGGCGTCATGAACGTGCTGTTCCGCGAGGGTTACGCGGATCGCGCCTATATGGATCGCTACACCGATTGTCCTGACGAACTCGAGGCGCACCTCGCGACCCGCACGCCGGAATGGGCTTCTGCGATCTCGGGCGTGCCGGTGGAAGAGATCGAGGCATTCGCGCGCGTCGTCGGCCAAACCAAACGTTCGTTCTTTCGCCTCGGCTACGGCTTTACCCGCAGCCGCAACGGAGCGGCGCAGATGCATGCAGCGCTGTGCATCCCGGCGGTGACCGGAGCCTGGCAATATGAAGGTGGCGGCGCCTTCTTCAACAATGCTTCGATCTGGAAGTTCGACGAATCCATCATCGAGGGACATGACGCGATCGACCGCACGACCCGCTGGCTCGATCAGTCCCAGGTCGGGCGCATCCTGACCGGCGACGCTGAAGCCTTGAAGGGTGGACCGCCGGTCAAGGCGATGCTGATCCAGAATACCAACCCGATGACGGTAGCGCCCGAACAGGCACTCGTGCGAAAGGGCTTTGCGCGCGAGGATTTGTTCGTCGCGGTGCATGAGCAGTTCATGACGGAAACGGCCGTCATGGCCGACATCGTGCTGCCGGCGACCATGTTCATGGAGCACGACGATCTCTATTATGGCGGTGGTCACCAGCATATCTCGGTCGGGCCTAAGCTGATCGATCCGCCCGGCGAGTGCCGTTCCAACCACGAGGTGCTGCAAGGCCTCGGCCGCCGCCTCAACGCCGTGCATCCCGGGTTTGAGATGACGCCGCGCGAATTGATCGATGCGACGCTGAAAAAGAGCGGCCACGGCGATGTCGAGACGCTCGAAGCGGATCTGTGGCGCGATATCCAGCCGGATTTCCGCACCTCGCATTATCTCGACGGCTTCGCGCATGCAGACAAGAAGTTCCACTTCAAGGCCGACTGGGCGCACCCGCCCGTCGGCAATCCGGGCCTGGGTCCTTGGGCGCAGATGCCCTCGCTGCCCGATCATTGGACGATCATCGAGGAGGCGGATGAGAAACATCCGTTCCGCCTCGCCACTTCGCCGTCGCGGAGCTATCTCAACACCAGCTTCAACGAGACGGCGGGATCGCAGGCCCGCGAGGGCGCGCCGTCGGTGATGATGCACCCGGAAGACGCCGCAAGCCTTTCGATCGCCGATGGCGACGCGGTGACGCTCGGCAATATGCGGGGCGAAACCACGCTGACGGTGAAGCTGTTTGACGGGGTGCGCCGCGGTGTGCTGATCGCCGAGTCCATCCATCCGAACAAGGCTCATGTCGGCGGCCGCGGCATCAACATGCTCACCGGGGCCGAAACGGTCGCTCCCATCGGCGGCGCGGCGTTCCATGACAACAAGGTCTGGGCAAAAAGAGCAACGCCAGCCACTCGGCGCAAGAGTTAG